One Rhinolophus sinicus isolate RSC01 linkage group LG06, ASM3656204v1, whole genome shotgun sequence DNA window includes the following coding sequences:
- the CEP104 gene encoding centrosomal protein of 104 kDa isoform X4, whose translation MVERCRIRKLQLLAHQYMISSRVEFYISESLPEYFSPYQAERFRRLGYVSLCDNEMTGCKARELKSVYVDAVGQFLKLIFHENHANKYNVYNQVALVAINIIGDPADLGDESNIASREKLVDHYLGHNTEDPALEGTCTGKSDYISPLDDLAFDMYQDPEVAQIIRKLDERKRDAVQKERYDYAKKLKQAIADLQKVGERLGRFEVEKRCAVEKEDYDLAKEKKQQMERYRGRAYARLQLHGLLDATLVRRPLGLPLQPLVPPGSPRHQPATLSPPPQEEGVTENRFAEPLLQDKLSSHSLDTSQQPPVDQSLPATHPHLKTHLQSLPYDERPLPAVHKQPGAVAVEPEDGDRDMSEAPRGATAGEPERLTEKALREASSAVDALGEALVAGAYSKTWSYREDALLALYNRLVETPVGTPKEDLRSALRASIFLIRRAIRDIVAPVFQASLKLLKMVITQYIPKHKLSKLDTTYCVERTVPVLLTRTGDCSARLRIVASNFIQEIALFKDVKSLQMIPSYLVQPLKANASTHLALSQMDLLARLLKDLGTDDTGFTVDNVMKFSVGALEHRVYEVRETAVRIILDMYKQHRALTLDYLPPDDSSTRKNVLYKTIFEGFAKLDGRPTEAELRAQKKAATEEAEKRKKDEIKALQGQLAALKEMQAEVQEKESEATKAKDPDAQGRKAAPPNAPEALDTHCLDNLCIFCGERSDSFTEEGLDLHYWKHCLMLTRCDHCRQVVEIASLTEHLLTECDKKDGFGKCYRCNEAVLKEELPKHIKTRDCNPAKPEKLANRCPLCHENFTPGEEAWKAHLMGAAGCTMNLRRTHVLHKPAAPPPGTGPAMSKSGTSGAKAGSKIPTPKGGLSRSSGRTYTKR comes from the exons ATGGTGGAGAGATGTCGGATAAGAAAGCTGCAGTTACTTGCTCACCAGTACATGATCTCCAGCCGGGTGGAGTTCTACATCAGTGAGAGCCTGCCCGAGTATTTCTCACCGTATCAAGCAGAGCGGTTTCGAAGACTTGG CTATGTCTCTCTCTGTGACAATGAAATGACGGGCTGCAAAGCCCGGGAGCTGAAATCGGTTTATGTGGACGCAGTCGGTCAGTTTCTTAAACTGATTTTTCACGAAAATCACGCCAACAAATACAATGTATATAATCAG GTTGCTTTGGTTGCCATAAATATCATTGGAGACCCTGCAGATCTCGGCGATGAAAGCAATATT GCGTCTAGAGAGAAGCTGGTCGATCATTACCTGGGGCACAACACAGAGGACCCGGCCCTGGAAGGCACTTGTACTGG GAAGTCTGACTACATTTCTCCACTGGATGACTTAGCTTTCGATATGTACCAAGACCCAGAAGTTGCACAGATCATACGCAAGTTAGATGAAAGAAAACGTGACGCTGTGCAGAAGGAACGCTACGACTACGCCAAGAAGCTGAAACAAGCCATCGCTGACTTGCAGAAG GTGGGCGAGCGGCTGGGGCGGTTCGAGGTGGAGAAGCGCTGTGCAGTGGAGAAGGAGGATTACGACCTGGCCAAGGAGAAGAAGCAGCAGATGGAGCGCTACCGTGGCCGGGCCTACGCGCGGCTGCAGCTGCACGGCCTGCTGGACGCCACGCTG GTGCGAAGGCCTCTTGGtttgcccctccagccccttgTCCCTCCTGGCAGCCCTCGCCACCAACCCGCCACGCTCTCACCACCGCCGCAGGAAGAAGGAGTGACAGAGAACCGGTTTGCAGAACCTCTCCTTCAGGACAAGCTCTCGTCGCATTCCCTGGACACTTCTCAGCAGCCCCCTGTGGACCAGTCACTGCCCGCCACTCACCCTCATCTCAAGACCCAC CTGCAGTCCCTGCCCTACGATGAGCGGCCTCTTCCCGCCGTCCACAAGCAGCCCGGGGCGGTGGCTGTGGAGCCAGAAGATGGTGACAGGGACATGAGCGAGGCTCCCAGAGGGGCCACTGCAGGCGAGCCGGAGCGCCTCACAGAGAAAGCCTTGAGAGAAGCCAGCTCTGCTGTGGATGCGCTGGGAGAAGCCTTG GTCGCGGGGGCCTATTCCAAGACGTGGTCATACCGGGAGGACGCGCTGCTCGCCCTGTATAACCGGCTGGTGGAGACGCCTGTGGGAACCCCAAAGGAGGACCTGAGGAGCGCCCTGAGAGCATCCATCTTCCTCATCAGAAGAGCCATCAGAGACATCGTGGCGCCG GTCTTTCAGGCTTCCTTGAAATTGTTGAAAATGGTAATTACACAGTATATTCCCAAACACAAACTGAGTAAACTTGACACAACTTACTGTGTGGAAAGAACAGTTCCTGTTTTGCTCACCAGAACGGGAGACTGTTCCGCTCGTCTCCGGATCGTAGCTTCAAATTTCATTCAG gaaataGCCTTGTTTAAGGACGTCAAGTCCCTCCAAATGATCCCCTCTTACTTGGTGCAGCCACTAAAAGCCAACGCTTCCACTCACCTGGCTCTGAGTCAGATGGACCTCCTGGCCCGGCTGCTGAAAGACCTGGGCACCGACGACACAGGCTTCACTGTGGACAACGTGATGAAG ttttcagtgggCGCGCTGGAGCACAGAGTGTATGAGGTCCGAGAGACAGCGGTGAGAATTATTCTGGACATGTATAAACAGCACCGGGCTCTCACTCTGGACTACCTCCCTCCAGATGACAGCAGCACACGCAAGAACGTTCTCTATAAAACAATTTTTGAGGGATTTGCTAAGCTAGACGGCAGACCCACCGAGGCGGAACTTAGG GCACAGAAAAAAGCGGCTACAGAAGAAGCAGAAAAACGAAAGAAAGACGAAATTAAAGCTTTACAAGGGCAGTTGGCAGCATTGAAAGAGATGCAGGCTGAAGTCCAG GAGAAAGAAAGCGAGGCCACGAAGGCAAAGGACCCAG ATGCTCAAGGAAGGAAGGCAGCCCCACCCAACGCTCCCGAAGCCCTGGATACACACTGTCTAGATAA tcTCTGCATTTTCTGTGGGGAAAGGAGTGACTCCTTCACGGAAGAGGGCCTGGACCTCCACTACTGGAAACACTGCCTCATGCTGACGAGGTGTGACCACTGCAGACAG GTGGTCGAGATAGCCAGCTTGACAGAGCACTTGCTGACAGAATGTGACAAAAAGGACGGGTTTGGAAAGTGTTACCGCTGCAACGAGGCTGTTTTAAAAGAAGAGCTGCCCAAACACATAAAAACCAGAGACTGTAACC CTGCCAAACCAGAGAAGCTGGCAAACCGGTGTCCTTTGTGCCACGAGAACTTCACACCTGGAGAGGAG GCGTGGAAAGCCCACCTGATGGGCGCCGCGGGCTGCACAATGAACCTGCGCAGGACACACGTGCTGCACAAGCCTGCCGCTCCGCCGCCAG GTACAGGCCCAGCCATGAGCAAGTCAGGGACCTCAGGAGCGAAGGCTGGGAGCAAGATCCCCACCCCAAAGGGAGGCCTGAGTCGCAGCTCTGGCAGGACATACACGAAGCGATGA
- the CEP104 gene encoding centrosomal protein of 104 kDa isoform X3, with protein sequence MHRMPHKIGFVVVSSSGHEDGFSARELMIHAPTVSGWRSPRFCQFPQEIVLQMVERCRIRKLQLLAHQYMISSRVEFYISESLPEYFSPYQAERFRRLGYVSLCDNEMTGCKARELKSVYVDAVGQFLKLIFHENHANKYNVYNQVALVAINIIGDPADLGDESNIASREKLVDHYLGHNTEDPALEGTCTGKSDYISPLDDLAFDMYQDPEVAQIIRKLDERKRDAVQKERYDYAKKLKQAIADLQKVGERLGRFEVEKRCAVEKEDYDLAKEKKQQMERYRGRAYARLQLHGLLDATLEEGVTENRFAEPLLQDKLSSHSLDTSQQPPVDQSLPATHPHLKTHLQSLPYDERPLPAVHKQPGAVAVEPEDGDRDMSEAPRGATAGEPERLTEKALREASSAVDALGEALVAGAYSKTWSYREDALLALYNRLVETPVGTPKEDLRSALRASIFLIRRAIRDIVAPVFQASLKLLKMVITQYIPKHKLSKLDTTYCVERTVPVLLTRTGDCSARLRIVASNFIQEIALFKDVKSLQMIPSYLVQPLKANASTHLALSQMDLLARLLKDLGTDDTGFTVDNVMKFSVGALEHRVYEVRETAVRIILDMYKQHRALTLDYLPPDDSSTRKNVLYKTIFEGFAKLDGRPTEAELRAQKKAATEEAEKRKKDEIKALQGQLAALKEMQAEVQEKESEATKAKDPDAQGRKAAPPNAPEALDTHCLDNLCIFCGERSDSFTEEGLDLHYWKHCLMLTRCDHCRQVVEIASLTEHLLTECDKKDGFGKCYRCNEAVLKEELPKHIKTRDCNPAKPEKLANRCPLCHENFTPGEEAWKAHLMGAAGCTMNLRRTHVLHKPAAPPPGTGPAMSKSGTSGAKAGSKIPTPKGGLSRSSGRTYTKR encoded by the exons ATGCACAGAATGCCCCACAAGATCGGATTCGTCGTCGTCAGCTCGTCCGGACACGAAGACGGCTTCAGTGCCCGGGAGCTAATGATCCACGCACCGACCGTCAGCGGGTGGAGGTCCCCGAG ATTCTGCCAGTTTCCTCAGGAAATTGTCCTCCAGATGGTGGAGAGATGTCGGATAAGAAAGCTGCAGTTACTTGCTCACCAGTACATGATCTCCAGCCGGGTGGAGTTCTACATCAGTGAGAGCCTGCCCGAGTATTTCTCACCGTATCAAGCAGAGCGGTTTCGAAGACTTGG CTATGTCTCTCTCTGTGACAATGAAATGACGGGCTGCAAAGCCCGGGAGCTGAAATCGGTTTATGTGGACGCAGTCGGTCAGTTTCTTAAACTGATTTTTCACGAAAATCACGCCAACAAATACAATGTATATAATCAG GTTGCTTTGGTTGCCATAAATATCATTGGAGACCCTGCAGATCTCGGCGATGAAAGCAATATT GCGTCTAGAGAGAAGCTGGTCGATCATTACCTGGGGCACAACACAGAGGACCCGGCCCTGGAAGGCACTTGTACTGG GAAGTCTGACTACATTTCTCCACTGGATGACTTAGCTTTCGATATGTACCAAGACCCAGAAGTTGCACAGATCATACGCAAGTTAGATGAAAGAAAACGTGACGCTGTGCAGAAGGAACGCTACGACTACGCCAAGAAGCTGAAACAAGCCATCGCTGACTTGCAGAAG GTGGGCGAGCGGCTGGGGCGGTTCGAGGTGGAGAAGCGCTGTGCAGTGGAGAAGGAGGATTACGACCTGGCCAAGGAGAAGAAGCAGCAGATGGAGCGCTACCGTGGCCGGGCCTACGCGCGGCTGCAGCTGCACGGCCTGCTGGACGCCACGCTG GAAGAAGGAGTGACAGAGAACCGGTTTGCAGAACCTCTCCTTCAGGACAAGCTCTCGTCGCATTCCCTGGACACTTCTCAGCAGCCCCCTGTGGACCAGTCACTGCCCGCCACTCACCCTCATCTCAAGACCCAC CTGCAGTCCCTGCCCTACGATGAGCGGCCTCTTCCCGCCGTCCACAAGCAGCCCGGGGCGGTGGCTGTGGAGCCAGAAGATGGTGACAGGGACATGAGCGAGGCTCCCAGAGGGGCCACTGCAGGCGAGCCGGAGCGCCTCACAGAGAAAGCCTTGAGAGAAGCCAGCTCTGCTGTGGATGCGCTGGGAGAAGCCTTG GTCGCGGGGGCCTATTCCAAGACGTGGTCATACCGGGAGGACGCGCTGCTCGCCCTGTATAACCGGCTGGTGGAGACGCCTGTGGGAACCCCAAAGGAGGACCTGAGGAGCGCCCTGAGAGCATCCATCTTCCTCATCAGAAGAGCCATCAGAGACATCGTGGCGCCG GTCTTTCAGGCTTCCTTGAAATTGTTGAAAATGGTAATTACACAGTATATTCCCAAACACAAACTGAGTAAACTTGACACAACTTACTGTGTGGAAAGAACAGTTCCTGTTTTGCTCACCAGAACGGGAGACTGTTCCGCTCGTCTCCGGATCGTAGCTTCAAATTTCATTCAG gaaataGCCTTGTTTAAGGACGTCAAGTCCCTCCAAATGATCCCCTCTTACTTGGTGCAGCCACTAAAAGCCAACGCTTCCACTCACCTGGCTCTGAGTCAGATGGACCTCCTGGCCCGGCTGCTGAAAGACCTGGGCACCGACGACACAGGCTTCACTGTGGACAACGTGATGAAG ttttcagtgggCGCGCTGGAGCACAGAGTGTATGAGGTCCGAGAGACAGCGGTGAGAATTATTCTGGACATGTATAAACAGCACCGGGCTCTCACTCTGGACTACCTCCCTCCAGATGACAGCAGCACACGCAAGAACGTTCTCTATAAAACAATTTTTGAGGGATTTGCTAAGCTAGACGGCAGACCCACCGAGGCGGAACTTAGG GCACAGAAAAAAGCGGCTACAGAAGAAGCAGAAAAACGAAAGAAAGACGAAATTAAAGCTTTACAAGGGCAGTTGGCAGCATTGAAAGAGATGCAGGCTGAAGTCCAG GAGAAAGAAAGCGAGGCCACGAAGGCAAAGGACCCAG ATGCTCAAGGAAGGAAGGCAGCCCCACCCAACGCTCCCGAAGCCCTGGATACACACTGTCTAGATAA tcTCTGCATTTTCTGTGGGGAAAGGAGTGACTCCTTCACGGAAGAGGGCCTGGACCTCCACTACTGGAAACACTGCCTCATGCTGACGAGGTGTGACCACTGCAGACAG GTGGTCGAGATAGCCAGCTTGACAGAGCACTTGCTGACAGAATGTGACAAAAAGGACGGGTTTGGAAAGTGTTACCGCTGCAACGAGGCTGTTTTAAAAGAAGAGCTGCCCAAACACATAAAAACCAGAGACTGTAACC CTGCCAAACCAGAGAAGCTGGCAAACCGGTGTCCTTTGTGCCACGAGAACTTCACACCTGGAGAGGAG GCGTGGAAAGCCCACCTGATGGGCGCCGCGGGCTGCACAATGAACCTGCGCAGGACACACGTGCTGCACAAGCCTGCCGCTCCGCCGCCAG GTACAGGCCCAGCCATGAGCAAGTCAGGGACCTCAGGAGCGAAGGCTGGGAGCAAGATCCCCACCCCAAAGGGAGGCCTGAGTCGCAGCTCTGGCAGGACATACACGAAGCGATGA
- the CEP104 gene encoding centrosomal protein of 104 kDa isoform X2 has protein sequence MHRMPHKIGFVVVSSSGHEDGFSARELMIHAPTVSGWRSPRFCQFPQEIVLQMVERCRIRKLQLLAHQYMISSRVEFYISESLPEYFSPYQAERFRRLGYVSLCDNEMTGCKARELKSVYVDAVGQFLKLIFHENHANKYNVYNQVALVAINIIGDPADLGDESNIASREKLVDHYLGHNTEDPALEGTCTGKSDYISPLDDLAFDMYQDPEVAQIIRKLDERKRDAVQKERYDYAKKLKQAIADLQKVGERLGRFEVEKRCAVEKEDYDLAKEKKQQMERYRGRAYARLQLHGLLDATLPLVPPGSPRHQPATLSPPPQEEGVTENRFAEPLLQDKLSSHSLDTSQQPPVDQSLPATHPHLKTHLQSLPYDERPLPAVHKQPGAVAVEPEDGDRDMSEAPRGATAGEPERLTEKALREASSAVDALGEALVAGAYSKTWSYREDALLALYNRLVETPVGTPKEDLRSALRASIFLIRRAIRDIVAPVFQASLKLLKMVITQYIPKHKLSKLDTTYCVERTVPVLLTRTGDCSARLRIVASNFIQEIALFKDVKSLQMIPSYLVQPLKANASTHLALSQMDLLARLLKDLGTDDTGFTVDNVMKFSVGALEHRVYEVRETAVRIILDMYKQHRALTLDYLPPDDSSTRKNVLYKTIFEGFAKLDGRPTEAELRAQKKAATEEAEKRKKDEIKALQGQLAALKEMQAEVQEKESEATKAKDPDAQGRKAAPPNAPEALDTHCLDNLCIFCGERSDSFTEEGLDLHYWKHCLMLTRCDHCRQVVEIASLTEHLLTECDKKDGFGKCYRCNEAVLKEELPKHIKTRDCNPAKPEKLANRCPLCHENFTPGEEAWKAHLMGAAGCTMNLRRTHVLHKPAAPPPGTGPAMSKSGTSGAKAGSKIPTPKGGLSRSSGRTYTKR, from the exons ATGCACAGAATGCCCCACAAGATCGGATTCGTCGTCGTCAGCTCGTCCGGACACGAAGACGGCTTCAGTGCCCGGGAGCTAATGATCCACGCACCGACCGTCAGCGGGTGGAGGTCCCCGAG ATTCTGCCAGTTTCCTCAGGAAATTGTCCTCCAGATGGTGGAGAGATGTCGGATAAGAAAGCTGCAGTTACTTGCTCACCAGTACATGATCTCCAGCCGGGTGGAGTTCTACATCAGTGAGAGCCTGCCCGAGTATTTCTCACCGTATCAAGCAGAGCGGTTTCGAAGACTTGG CTATGTCTCTCTCTGTGACAATGAAATGACGGGCTGCAAAGCCCGGGAGCTGAAATCGGTTTATGTGGACGCAGTCGGTCAGTTTCTTAAACTGATTTTTCACGAAAATCACGCCAACAAATACAATGTATATAATCAG GTTGCTTTGGTTGCCATAAATATCATTGGAGACCCTGCAGATCTCGGCGATGAAAGCAATATT GCGTCTAGAGAGAAGCTGGTCGATCATTACCTGGGGCACAACACAGAGGACCCGGCCCTGGAAGGCACTTGTACTGG GAAGTCTGACTACATTTCTCCACTGGATGACTTAGCTTTCGATATGTACCAAGACCCAGAAGTTGCACAGATCATACGCAAGTTAGATGAAAGAAAACGTGACGCTGTGCAGAAGGAACGCTACGACTACGCCAAGAAGCTGAAACAAGCCATCGCTGACTTGCAGAAG GTGGGCGAGCGGCTGGGGCGGTTCGAGGTGGAGAAGCGCTGTGCAGTGGAGAAGGAGGATTACGACCTGGCCAAGGAGAAGAAGCAGCAGATGGAGCGCTACCGTGGCCGGGCCTACGCGCGGCTGCAGCTGCACGGCCTGCTGGACGCCACGCTG ccccttgTCCCTCCTGGCAGCCCTCGCCACCAACCCGCCACGCTCTCACCACCGCCGCAGGAAGAAGGAGTGACAGAGAACCGGTTTGCAGAACCTCTCCTTCAGGACAAGCTCTCGTCGCATTCCCTGGACACTTCTCAGCAGCCCCCTGTGGACCAGTCACTGCCCGCCACTCACCCTCATCTCAAGACCCAC CTGCAGTCCCTGCCCTACGATGAGCGGCCTCTTCCCGCCGTCCACAAGCAGCCCGGGGCGGTGGCTGTGGAGCCAGAAGATGGTGACAGGGACATGAGCGAGGCTCCCAGAGGGGCCACTGCAGGCGAGCCGGAGCGCCTCACAGAGAAAGCCTTGAGAGAAGCCAGCTCTGCTGTGGATGCGCTGGGAGAAGCCTTG GTCGCGGGGGCCTATTCCAAGACGTGGTCATACCGGGAGGACGCGCTGCTCGCCCTGTATAACCGGCTGGTGGAGACGCCTGTGGGAACCCCAAAGGAGGACCTGAGGAGCGCCCTGAGAGCATCCATCTTCCTCATCAGAAGAGCCATCAGAGACATCGTGGCGCCG GTCTTTCAGGCTTCCTTGAAATTGTTGAAAATGGTAATTACACAGTATATTCCCAAACACAAACTGAGTAAACTTGACACAACTTACTGTGTGGAAAGAACAGTTCCTGTTTTGCTCACCAGAACGGGAGACTGTTCCGCTCGTCTCCGGATCGTAGCTTCAAATTTCATTCAG gaaataGCCTTGTTTAAGGACGTCAAGTCCCTCCAAATGATCCCCTCTTACTTGGTGCAGCCACTAAAAGCCAACGCTTCCACTCACCTGGCTCTGAGTCAGATGGACCTCCTGGCCCGGCTGCTGAAAGACCTGGGCACCGACGACACAGGCTTCACTGTGGACAACGTGATGAAG ttttcagtgggCGCGCTGGAGCACAGAGTGTATGAGGTCCGAGAGACAGCGGTGAGAATTATTCTGGACATGTATAAACAGCACCGGGCTCTCACTCTGGACTACCTCCCTCCAGATGACAGCAGCACACGCAAGAACGTTCTCTATAAAACAATTTTTGAGGGATTTGCTAAGCTAGACGGCAGACCCACCGAGGCGGAACTTAGG GCACAGAAAAAAGCGGCTACAGAAGAAGCAGAAAAACGAAAGAAAGACGAAATTAAAGCTTTACAAGGGCAGTTGGCAGCATTGAAAGAGATGCAGGCTGAAGTCCAG GAGAAAGAAAGCGAGGCCACGAAGGCAAAGGACCCAG ATGCTCAAGGAAGGAAGGCAGCCCCACCCAACGCTCCCGAAGCCCTGGATACACACTGTCTAGATAA tcTCTGCATTTTCTGTGGGGAAAGGAGTGACTCCTTCACGGAAGAGGGCCTGGACCTCCACTACTGGAAACACTGCCTCATGCTGACGAGGTGTGACCACTGCAGACAG GTGGTCGAGATAGCCAGCTTGACAGAGCACTTGCTGACAGAATGTGACAAAAAGGACGGGTTTGGAAAGTGTTACCGCTGCAACGAGGCTGTTTTAAAAGAAGAGCTGCCCAAACACATAAAAACCAGAGACTGTAACC CTGCCAAACCAGAGAAGCTGGCAAACCGGTGTCCTTTGTGCCACGAGAACTTCACACCTGGAGAGGAG GCGTGGAAAGCCCACCTGATGGGCGCCGCGGGCTGCACAATGAACCTGCGCAGGACACACGTGCTGCACAAGCCTGCCGCTCCGCCGCCAG GTACAGGCCCAGCCATGAGCAAGTCAGGGACCTCAGGAGCGAAGGCTGGGAGCAAGATCCCCACCCCAAAGGGAGGCCTGAGTCGCAGCTCTGGCAGGACATACACGAAGCGATGA
- the CEP104 gene encoding centrosomal protein of 104 kDa isoform X1 translates to MHRMPHKIGFVVVSSSGHEDGFSARELMIHAPTVSGWRSPRFCQFPQEIVLQMVERCRIRKLQLLAHQYMISSRVEFYISESLPEYFSPYQAERFRRLGYVSLCDNEMTGCKARELKSVYVDAVGQFLKLIFHENHANKYNVYNQVALVAINIIGDPADLGDESNIASREKLVDHYLGHNTEDPALEGTCTGKSDYISPLDDLAFDMYQDPEVAQIIRKLDERKRDAVQKERYDYAKKLKQAIADLQKVGERLGRFEVEKRCAVEKEDYDLAKEKKQQMERYRGRAYARLQLHGLLDATLVRRPLGLPLQPLVPPGSPRHQPATLSPPPQEEGVTENRFAEPLLQDKLSSHSLDTSQQPPVDQSLPATHPHLKTHLQSLPYDERPLPAVHKQPGAVAVEPEDGDRDMSEAPRGATAGEPERLTEKALREASSAVDALGEALVAGAYSKTWSYREDALLALYNRLVETPVGTPKEDLRSALRASIFLIRRAIRDIVAPVFQASLKLLKMVITQYIPKHKLSKLDTTYCVERTVPVLLTRTGDCSARLRIVASNFIQEIALFKDVKSLQMIPSYLVQPLKANASTHLALSQMDLLARLLKDLGTDDTGFTVDNVMKFSVGALEHRVYEVRETAVRIILDMYKQHRALTLDYLPPDDSSTRKNVLYKTIFEGFAKLDGRPTEAELRAQKKAATEEAEKRKKDEIKALQGQLAALKEMQAEVQEKESEATKAKDPDAQGRKAAPPNAPEALDTHCLDNLCIFCGERSDSFTEEGLDLHYWKHCLMLTRCDHCRQVVEIASLTEHLLTECDKKDGFGKCYRCNEAVLKEELPKHIKTRDCNPAKPEKLANRCPLCHENFTPGEEAWKAHLMGAAGCTMNLRRTHVLHKPAAPPPGTGPAMSKSGTSGAKAGSKIPTPKGGLSRSSGRTYTKR, encoded by the exons ATGCACAGAATGCCCCACAAGATCGGATTCGTCGTCGTCAGCTCGTCCGGACACGAAGACGGCTTCAGTGCCCGGGAGCTAATGATCCACGCACCGACCGTCAGCGGGTGGAGGTCCCCGAG ATTCTGCCAGTTTCCTCAGGAAATTGTCCTCCAGATGGTGGAGAGATGTCGGATAAGAAAGCTGCAGTTACTTGCTCACCAGTACATGATCTCCAGCCGGGTGGAGTTCTACATCAGTGAGAGCCTGCCCGAGTATTTCTCACCGTATCAAGCAGAGCGGTTTCGAAGACTTGG CTATGTCTCTCTCTGTGACAATGAAATGACGGGCTGCAAAGCCCGGGAGCTGAAATCGGTTTATGTGGACGCAGTCGGTCAGTTTCTTAAACTGATTTTTCACGAAAATCACGCCAACAAATACAATGTATATAATCAG GTTGCTTTGGTTGCCATAAATATCATTGGAGACCCTGCAGATCTCGGCGATGAAAGCAATATT GCGTCTAGAGAGAAGCTGGTCGATCATTACCTGGGGCACAACACAGAGGACCCGGCCCTGGAAGGCACTTGTACTGG GAAGTCTGACTACATTTCTCCACTGGATGACTTAGCTTTCGATATGTACCAAGACCCAGAAGTTGCACAGATCATACGCAAGTTAGATGAAAGAAAACGTGACGCTGTGCAGAAGGAACGCTACGACTACGCCAAGAAGCTGAAACAAGCCATCGCTGACTTGCAGAAG GTGGGCGAGCGGCTGGGGCGGTTCGAGGTGGAGAAGCGCTGTGCAGTGGAGAAGGAGGATTACGACCTGGCCAAGGAGAAGAAGCAGCAGATGGAGCGCTACCGTGGCCGGGCCTACGCGCGGCTGCAGCTGCACGGCCTGCTGGACGCCACGCTG GTGCGAAGGCCTCTTGGtttgcccctccagccccttgTCCCTCCTGGCAGCCCTCGCCACCAACCCGCCACGCTCTCACCACCGCCGCAGGAAGAAGGAGTGACAGAGAACCGGTTTGCAGAACCTCTCCTTCAGGACAAGCTCTCGTCGCATTCCCTGGACACTTCTCAGCAGCCCCCTGTGGACCAGTCACTGCCCGCCACTCACCCTCATCTCAAGACCCAC CTGCAGTCCCTGCCCTACGATGAGCGGCCTCTTCCCGCCGTCCACAAGCAGCCCGGGGCGGTGGCTGTGGAGCCAGAAGATGGTGACAGGGACATGAGCGAGGCTCCCAGAGGGGCCACTGCAGGCGAGCCGGAGCGCCTCACAGAGAAAGCCTTGAGAGAAGCCAGCTCTGCTGTGGATGCGCTGGGAGAAGCCTTG GTCGCGGGGGCCTATTCCAAGACGTGGTCATACCGGGAGGACGCGCTGCTCGCCCTGTATAACCGGCTGGTGGAGACGCCTGTGGGAACCCCAAAGGAGGACCTGAGGAGCGCCCTGAGAGCATCCATCTTCCTCATCAGAAGAGCCATCAGAGACATCGTGGCGCCG GTCTTTCAGGCTTCCTTGAAATTGTTGAAAATGGTAATTACACAGTATATTCCCAAACACAAACTGAGTAAACTTGACACAACTTACTGTGTGGAAAGAACAGTTCCTGTTTTGCTCACCAGAACGGGAGACTGTTCCGCTCGTCTCCGGATCGTAGCTTCAAATTTCATTCAG gaaataGCCTTGTTTAAGGACGTCAAGTCCCTCCAAATGATCCCCTCTTACTTGGTGCAGCCACTAAAAGCCAACGCTTCCACTCACCTGGCTCTGAGTCAGATGGACCTCCTGGCCCGGCTGCTGAAAGACCTGGGCACCGACGACACAGGCTTCACTGTGGACAACGTGATGAAG ttttcagtgggCGCGCTGGAGCACAGAGTGTATGAGGTCCGAGAGACAGCGGTGAGAATTATTCTGGACATGTATAAACAGCACCGGGCTCTCACTCTGGACTACCTCCCTCCAGATGACAGCAGCACACGCAAGAACGTTCTCTATAAAACAATTTTTGAGGGATTTGCTAAGCTAGACGGCAGACCCACCGAGGCGGAACTTAGG GCACAGAAAAAAGCGGCTACAGAAGAAGCAGAAAAACGAAAGAAAGACGAAATTAAAGCTTTACAAGGGCAGTTGGCAGCATTGAAAGAGATGCAGGCTGAAGTCCAG GAGAAAGAAAGCGAGGCCACGAAGGCAAAGGACCCAG ATGCTCAAGGAAGGAAGGCAGCCCCACCCAACGCTCCCGAAGCCCTGGATACACACTGTCTAGATAA tcTCTGCATTTTCTGTGGGGAAAGGAGTGACTCCTTCACGGAAGAGGGCCTGGACCTCCACTACTGGAAACACTGCCTCATGCTGACGAGGTGTGACCACTGCAGACAG GTGGTCGAGATAGCCAGCTTGACAGAGCACTTGCTGACAGAATGTGACAAAAAGGACGGGTTTGGAAAGTGTTACCGCTGCAACGAGGCTGTTTTAAAAGAAGAGCTGCCCAAACACATAAAAACCAGAGACTGTAACC CTGCCAAACCAGAGAAGCTGGCAAACCGGTGTCCTTTGTGCCACGAGAACTTCACACCTGGAGAGGAG GCGTGGAAAGCCCACCTGATGGGCGCCGCGGGCTGCACAATGAACCTGCGCAGGACACACGTGCTGCACAAGCCTGCCGCTCCGCCGCCAG GTACAGGCCCAGCCATGAGCAAGTCAGGGACCTCAGGAGCGAAGGCTGGGAGCAAGATCCCCACCCCAAAGGGAGGCCTGAGTCGCAGCTCTGGCAGGACATACACGAAGCGATGA